Part of the Clarias gariepinus isolate MV-2021 ecotype Netherlands chromosome 25, CGAR_prim_01v2, whole genome shotgun sequence genome is shown below.
AAGggttatcatcattatcatcatcatcatcccttCCATCCCATCAACTCCACCTTCATCAAATCGCAAGGATCATCATCACTTTTACAGAGatatcattatactgtactgttattattattattattattatttaaattatagtaaaaatttatttaaattatattatagtagtaataataaaaaataatacattatttatcattattattttaattaccgtaatatcttatatttataagatatatatttataagattttatattaatatttaatatctatAAAACATTAATGATCAGAGAAAAGCGTTTTTTCTCCGCTGTGCTGATTTATCAATGGGGTTAGCAGTGGGCGTGGCCAAGCCGCAGTGACTGACGTCAGTAAACGGCGTCCAATAGCAGCGCGGTGTATGCAAATATATCAGTCCGCGGACCAATCAGCGTGTTTGTGGGCGGAGTCTCCGCGAGGCCGAGTTCCTGCAGTGCGAGCGCTGAGCTGAGACAGAATCAGATGATCTGCGGAGCTTCAGAgcgacagagacagagagagagagacagagagagacagagagagagagagagagactcagtcCGGACTCTTATTCTCTAAAACACAAGAGCAAAAACTACAGTCCACAACCCGAGCGCAGGGATTTACCTTTGAACGAGTGTTTTTTCTGGATGTGAGAAGTTTAAAAGTCTGTTtctgagaagtgtgtgtgtgtgttgtcttcGAGAAGTTTCTGTGATGTGATTTGCGAgggtgatgatgaaggtgacGTTGATGAAGATGAGGTTGGATTATTTTCCGGATTCGTCCAGCATCATGATGTGATCTGGTGTCATGTGATGTGCGTGTCCTGGACAAgctgagacacagagacagaagagacagagacagaagtGTGAAAGTGTCCTTGATGGAGCGCCTGGTGTCCATCTGGCTGCAGCTGGAGCTCTGGGCCATGGCTGTGCTCTTAACCAGAGGTGAGGAGAACACAAGCACATCAAAAAGAAAGAATTCACTTTAATCTTTTTTCAAAGCCTTTGTTGTTTCCTGCATGTGTAGAAAGGTGGGAAACAGGGTGATCGCTTCGGTGTGCTTCCAACAACATGCTTCAGTTTAGGTTAAAAATAATCAAGAGAAACATTGCATTTATTATGAAAGTATATATCAGTAAAGTTCGGAGTATATAGGTTATTAGTTTCACATTAGATTTATGCATGCACGGAGGAGTAAAGCTTCTCcttgaaacatactgtatgttacagaAAATGTATCCGTATGAATAAACAGTTCATTGCAagctatatattatttaaaaattatattaattgcTCTGTATAATGGCACAACAGTCACGTTTCATTGTCATCTTttctgtataataatatatgtatacggtcccagtcaaaagtttggatttatttcctacattctaaaaccatactatatttttataaaactctGAAGTAACACATATGGTATTAGGTAATTAAGCAACAATGACATGAGTTGAAGACACAAAAGTCAGCTTCTGGAACGGTTCGTGCaataacagtattgtgtcaagtgcatttgcaaaacccatcagtcaccatgatgaaactgtctctcatgaagaccttcccaggaaagcaagaccaaaacttacctctgctcagaaatcaccaattaacaaccagcacctcagattagagccgttatgaagcagagcagaagtagcagataaacatctcaacatcaactgtttaaaggagattattgttaCAAGCCTTCAGCCTTGTTTTGCAGCGTAGAAAGatataaaaatcaggaacggaCAAGGAGTTATaaggggtgtccaaacttttgactggtagtggtAGTGTGTATGGtcttcatcatggtgcttgatgggttttgaaaaCGCACTTGACAATGCCGTTCTTGCAAAAACCagttcagaacagctgaccttcctttttttaaataacaattgactgatcatgttgttaattatttacttaAGTCTGTTATTTCATAAGTTTTGAAGAaatatccagtattgttctCGATTGTAGAACATTAatcacaaaaccaaaaacactgaatttgaaggtgtgtccaaacttttgactggtactgtatatgttttactCACCCCCAGGAAAACgctccagcacactcagtaaaacctatcagctgttttacttataaaccTGCGCGCATCTGTATCTAACACTACTGATTACTTTCAAGCTAAGAGTTTTCACACCAAAAATTgactctgtttattttattactctttagttctctttatagaagtttcctTAATGTAGAAATATTCTCAGAGGCATATTTGCGTATGGCATTTTTATGTACGTGGCAAAATTTTACTGtgagtaaaacagctgttaggttttactgagagTGCTGGAGTTCTTCTGGGAGCTTtttcacactcgctcctttcttaTACGATTTTCATGCCAAACCCAGGAGCctacataagtttttttttattattattatttctattgttTCCATTTGTTTATCGTGTAATTATGTTGCTGTatttacaggcatgcaaatattctaCATTTGAGATTTTGccatattcttctgtaatgttatttatttattaaggtcatttattttaggtatgttatataaaaatagtgtatggttttgtacataataatgcaaaaataatgaaCATCTATAACAAAATGTGTACTGAAGATAATACGGTGCTAAACGATATGCTATGGTACATAAAGTTTTCACATTGAGGTTGAATAAAAGTGATAATAAGTGGGCCGAGCTGTAAATAATGGCACGTTAACACATAACTAGGTGaaaatgaaaatggaaaaaacgTGTTAGCCTGAGGGTAGCAAAGTCCCCAAAGAAGTGAAGGTGTGTGGCTTGAGAAGGgagaagaaacttttttttattatggtgaGGTGAAAATAAAGgaccagtgaaaaaaaaaatcacatgaggATGTATACAggtaaaaaatgtagaaaatcatgcacaaaaacacacacacacacagacacatgcttACTTAGTGTGAAAACAGAATATGTAAAACCAGGTGTGTAAATACATTCAGCTCATTTTGCCCTGAGGCTGACGAGGTCAAATAAAAGTGAACGTGTGAGAGGAAATGTAAAAATCGCACGTAAAGCTACAAGCACGTCCCGTATAAAACGGATATACTAGGCATGGAACATGGCGAGTGAAGCGTCTAAATCAAGTTTAGGTCAAATTAAGGTGAAAGGGAACCAGTCAAAGGGACCAGCTTGTGAGCATGCCTAGAAACGAAGCTTTATACTGAGCAGTATAAACAAATATGGTAAAATCTGGTAGAAATCATACTCTTATTTATCATCTTTTCCTTTTCTAGGAGAGATCCGCTGTTATTGTGACTCGCCCCACTGTGTGGCTACGGGTTACATGTGCAAGTCGGAGCTTAACGCCTGCTTTACGCGCATCTTGGATCCCCAAAGCTCCAAATCTCCACTCTCGCACGGCTGCTACGACCCCGTGCTGAACGCAGGGAGCGCGTGCCGAGCCGAGGCTACCCAGGATGCCATGCGCGGCCCTGTCACGCTCGAGTGCTGTCATGAGGATATGTGCAATTACAGAGGTCCGCAGGATCTTAGCTACGGCCGGGGAGAGAGCCTGGGTAAGGGCACGCTTATCACACCTGGGtctgaagaccaggttgctttaatAGCAGCCTGCAGATCCTAttgtctgtattgttgggtcagGGGTTCCTCCTCTTCCTTTTTACAATACAACATAGATTCTTTATGCGGTTCAGGTCAGACGAGGCCGGCCAATCAAGCTCAGTAATATcatcagcaaaccagttagtggtagttttggcaccATGGGCAGGTCCTCATCAGGAAAATGAATGCGGTATCTCCTAAAAGCTAGTGCTGCACAATTCGTGGTGTTTCCTGTTTATCatctatggaaggagtctccagtgtcagcgtttttgtaacagtcagaggacACACTGTTGAGAGAGTAACAGAGTAAAGAGAGAGTTTTTTGTCAATACAGTTCAAATCAGGTTGATTTGTAAACAGCCTCAAGGCAGCTTTACCGAAATAAAATTCTGGATATAAGAAAAAACTTTCAGTTTGTCCCTAATGAACAAGCCAGAGATGACATAAGGGGGAACCCTTAAGAGGAACGAGACTCAAAAGagaactcatcctcatctgtGTGATACCAGACAGCAGGACCATAATTAAATCCCTTCTATAACTGAATGCTGTAGGGTCAAAAGTGCAACAGAAAAGGCTTTTGAACTAACATGAAGTCAAACATAGTCATTAAGTGGAACCATAGTCAGTTATCATCGTTTTTATCATGTAGGGAGTGGTGTCCGTCTGACGggaactccaaccagaagtagGGCATCAGGATGAATCAGGCAGGTCCTGAGGACGGAAGGGTTTTGTCAGGATCACTGGTTGATGTTCCACAATGTTAAATGAAACTAAAGGGAAACTAAAAATACTTTGTGTTACACTTTACAATTTaagtaaacatttattattaaatgatcCGTTCACTAAAACCATCCTATGTTCTTTCTCACAGATCATCGGAGTCGTACTCAGGCTGAAGGCGGCCGCCAGATAATCGCCCGCGTGCAGGAAATCCCCTCGGCCAAGGAAGTGTGGTTCCGCGCCGCCGTCATCGCCGTACCGATTGCCGGCGGCCTCGTGCTCGTCCTCCTCATCACGCTGGCTCTGCGGATGCTCCGCAGCGAGAACCAGCGCCTGAGGCAGCAGCGACGCGAGATGCTCTCTCGCCTCCACTACGGCTTCCACGGCCAACATCTGGCCAAAAGCCGCAGCGCCAAACTCGACCTGGAGTGCATGATGCCTCTGGGAGGACACGAGAGCTGCTGTCTGACCTGCGATAAAATCAGACAATCCGATCCGAGCAGCCAGAGACTCTTATCGCTGGTGCACTGGGGACGTCACGGCCCGAGAGGCAAGTTGGAGTTGGTCTGAACTCTATCGGCAAAGCGTCATCGTcgcggcggctgctgctgctgtagaAGCACTTTACTTGAATCTGGCACAAgagacctttaaaaaaaagtggacCTCTTTCTAATAACCGAAGGAAAACAAAAACGAAAATGAGACGCGTGTCCAAGATTTGCACTTTTGTatagagaagaagaagaaaaaaatggacgGCTTATATGCTTCCTAAGTGTACAGATTTGTCCGTGTAAATAATACATGACACAAAATCAGTCTGATGTgtcttgtcttctttttttgttttcctgtgCTAATAATACAAGTTCTAACAGCTTTCATAGAAATTCCTCAACACGACCATGTTCCTACAGTGGGTCGCCAAACAACTCGAAACTTCCAATAAGAAAGGTTCaagatataaataattatttaaacagcTGTAATTTGTAACGTTTTATATGATTCCTAGTTTAAAAAGTCACTCTTGTTGTAGCAAGTTGATGGTTCGGTTTGAcggttttatctaaaaaaaaaatgtgtttaaagataATGAATGGGAAAGAACCTTACAGAAGCAGGCCTGTGAAAAACAAAGTAGGCGTCGCCTCGTCCGCTCTGTAATTATCGTATGCTATTATCCTTCACAACAAGATTTTACGAGAAAAGATGAACGGCGGTATAACGGATGGTGACCGTCAGAGAGGAAGGCGGCCATGTTCTTTTCACCTAGAGTGCTTGGTAACGATAAACCTCTTTCTGTCTGCaccgagagagcgagagagatggATGCAGTcgttaaaatacagtaaattgtTTCGCTCGGTAGTTAAAGGTAGGAACGTGAAGTTGTTGCCTGGAGCGATCTCGTAAATTTAATGTCTTGTTGCTGAAACTCAAAACACTTATCATGGGAACGTTTTCTCTAGGACAGCTCATGATGTTACATCACAGTGTGGAATGTTTATACACAGTCCTGAATCTGTaaacttggaaaaaaaacatattgttacaaataaaaaaatctatttatgaaaTGCAATGTGCGTATTACAGTGACTTACCATTATGACTTGGGGTACTGCTGCGAACAAGCACATGCATTTCTCTAAATTATTTAGCTAAACGTATCCCATGGAGGAAAGGTGACCTAGTAACTAGACCTTGTTCGGTCTGAGCAGTGATGTCATAAAAAGTCAGTGGCTGAGCAGTGTGTATGCTTTGTGTTTTCGGTTCAAAATAGTTGTTTGATCTGTTCAGGGTTTGTCGCACTAGTCAAAACATCGCAACAGAGCTACTGCGAAACAAAACATCATCGTACAGCCACTGCAAAACAAGACGTCACTGTAGAGCCACTGCGAAACAAAACATTTCTAGAGCtagtacaaaacaaaacatcatcGTAGAGCATCAACAAAACATTATCATGATATGAACATCTGtaattattatgtttaatataatCGCTAGTTTAAAAAGGCATGTTGATTTGGCTTGAtggttttatctaaaaaaaaaaaaggaaaacttaaatacaacaaaatagTTTAAAGATAACGAATAAGAAGAATTAATAAACGAAGAAAAATGACATCGAAGAGCtactacaaaacaaaacattaccgTAGAActtttatacaaaacaaaacatccaaATAGAGCTGAGTTACCGCGAAACAAAACATCATCGTAGAGCTATTACAAATCAAAGCATCGTCATAGAATTACTACAAAACATCACTGTAGAGCTACTGCGAAAGAAAACATCATTATAAAACTATTATGAAACAAAACATCAACGTAGTGctaatacaatacaaaacattATCTAGAgttattacaaaacaaaacatattatCAAACAAAATGTCACTGTAGAGCTTCTACGAATTAAAACATCATCATAGCTAATTGTTGCCACCATGCATTGATTTAAGTGTctatattattatgattattaatgtaataattcACTCATATTTATTCCTCTATGTTTTTTTGAACATTTAAGTCGATTTGCagaatttacctttaaaaaaccTGACTCAAGATAATAAAGATTACATTAATCAAGCCAGGAAGCGTTAGTGTCACAGATGGCGCGGCTGAACATCTGTAAATCTTGGCCCGTGCTGCCCGTCTGAAATCTTCTCCTGATGTGATGTGGGTGGTGCAATCAGCGGCACCACAACACGAAGAAATTTAATCCGCAGCACTCTCGATAGCTTAATCAAGCCCAGAGAGCGGTTGTGTTAGTATGTCaacactccctcacacacacacacacacacacacatacacatacacacacgcagtaCTGGAGTCATTAGTGGGAGTGTGTGGGCTACCGCTGTGAAGTGTGGAAGCTCTTACGTTAATGTCTCATTTTATCAAAGCGCTTCCAGCCGGGCCGCACTCGCTCTGCCAGCACTCTTTCATTCATCTGTCACTCCTCTACACTGTTACCT
Proteins encoded:
- the bambib gene encoding BMP and activin membrane-bound inhibitor homolog (Xenopus laevis) b, with protein sequence MERLVSIWLQLELWAMAVLLTRGEIRCYCDSPHCVATGYMCKSELNACFTRILDPQSSKSPLSHGCYDPVLNAGSACRAEATQDAMRGPVTLECCHEDMCNYRGPQDLSYGRGESLDHRSRTQAEGGRQIIARVQEIPSAKEVWFRAAVIAVPIAGGLVLVLLITLALRMLRSENQRLRQQRREMLSRLHYGFHGQHLAKSRSAKLDLECMMPLGGHESCCLTCDKIRQSDPSSQRLLSLVHWGRHGPRGKLELV